From a region of the Bacteroidia bacterium genome:
- a CDS encoding phosphoribosylanthranilate isomerase: protein MRLKVCGLRDPENIEAVAQLRPDMIGFIFYRNSPRYAGEMPRGIFTPGIIRVGVFVDADLSGIFKIRDLYNLDMIQLHGNESPAFCRQLKKETKVMKAIAVTCAEDIRCAAQFEGEVDHLLFDNRSALYGGTGKKFDHLLLENYSGNTPFFLSGGIGEHEVTGYRNFCPFPMMAGLDLNSKFEIRPGLKDIKRLKSLLT, encoded by the coding sequence TATTGAAGCTGTTGCGCAGCTGCGGCCGGATATGATCGGATTTATTTTTTATCGGAATTCTCCACGCTATGCGGGGGAGATGCCCCGCGGAATTTTTACACCCGGCATCATTCGAGTGGGCGTTTTTGTAGATGCGGATCTTTCCGGCATTTTTAAAATCCGCGATTTATACAACCTGGATATGATCCAGCTCCATGGAAATGAATCTCCCGCATTTTGCAGGCAGCTGAAAAAAGAAACCAAAGTAATGAAAGCCATTGCCGTAACCTGTGCCGAAGATATCCGGTGCGCTGCGCAGTTTGAAGGAGAGGTAGATCATCTGCTTTTCGATAACCGATCTGCGCTTTATGGCGGAACGGGAAAAAAGTTCGATCATCTATTGCTGGAGAATTATTCCGGCAATACTCCCTTCTTTCTCAGTGGTGGTATCGGTGAACACGAAGTTACTGGTTACAGGAACTTCTGTCCCTTTCCAATGATGGCCGGATTGGACCTTAACAGCAAATTTGAGATCCGGCCGGGACTCAAGGACATTAAAAGGTTAAAATCTCTGCTCACATGA
- the trpB gene encoding tryptophan synthase subunit beta has product MTGKDYNVDENGFYGAFGGAFIPEMLHANVEELLRFYREAIVDDAFLHEFYALLRDYVGRPSPLYYAERLSFKYDAKIYLKREDLNHTGAHKINNTLGQILLARRMGKKRIIAETGAGQHGVATATVCALMNMPCVIYMGETDIRRQAPNVARMKMLGAEVRSVVSGSCTLKDATNEAIRDWINDPLGTYYLIGSVVGPHPYPEMVARFQSVISEEIRKQLKEKEARDEPDHVIACVGGGSNAAGAFFHFLDSGKVRLHGVEAAGMGLDSGKTAATLARGEHGIIHGSMTILMQNEDGQITEPHSISAGLDYPGIGPLHAHLFESGRAVYHAVTDKEALTAGFELAALEGIIPALESAHALAALKKITFGKGEIAVLCLSGRGDKDMETYLNHSA; this is encoded by the coding sequence ATGACCGGGAAAGATTATAATGTTGACGAAAATGGTTTTTACGGAGCCTTTGGTGGGGCATTTATTCCGGAAATGTTGCATGCAAATGTGGAGGAACTTTTACGCTTTTATCGAGAGGCCATCGTAGATGATGCCTTTCTCCATGAATTCTATGCCTTGCTGAGAGATTATGTTGGACGGCCTTCGCCGTTATATTACGCTGAGCGCTTGTCGTTTAAGTACGACGCAAAAATTTATCTGAAAAGAGAGGATCTGAACCATACAGGGGCCCATAAGATTAATAACACGTTGGGTCAGATACTGCTGGCACGGAGAATGGGTAAAAAGCGAATCATTGCTGAAACCGGAGCCGGGCAGCACGGAGTTGCAACTGCAACAGTATGTGCTCTCATGAACATGCCCTGTGTTATATATATGGGAGAGACAGATATACGTCGTCAGGCTCCCAATGTGGCCCGCATGAAAATGCTTGGAGCGGAAGTAAGATCCGTTGTCTCCGGAAGTTGTACGCTGAAAGATGCGACCAACGAAGCCATTCGTGATTGGATCAATGATCCTCTGGGCACCTATTATCTCATCGGTTCGGTGGTGGGGCCGCATCCGTATCCGGAGATGGTTGCCCGCTTTCAGAGTGTGATCAGCGAAGAAATAAGGAAGCAGTTGAAAGAAAAGGAGGCCCGGGATGAGCCGGATCATGTGATCGCTTGTGTTGGAGGTGGGAGCAATGCTGCCGGCGCTTTCTTTCATTTCCTGGATTCCGGAAAGGTGCGCCTGCACGGTGTTGAGGCGGCCGGTATGGGACTGGATTCAGGAAAAACGGCTGCCACTCTTGCCAGAGGTGAGCATGGAATTATTCATGGCAGCATGACTATTCTAATGCAGAATGAAGACGGTCAGATCACAGAACCACATTCCATCTCTGCCGGACTTGATTACCCAGGCATCGGCCCCCTGCATGCACACCTTTTTGAAAGTGGCCGGGCAGTGTATCATGCCGTGACTGACAAAGAAGCACTGACAGCCGGATTTGAACTGGCGGCACTGGAGGGTATCATTCCCGCATTGGAAAGTGCACATGCTCTTGCTGCGTTGAAAAAGATAACATTTGGAAAGGGAGAGATAGCTGTGCTGTGTTTATCCGGCAGAGGCGATAAGGATATGGAAACCTATTTAAATCATTCAGCATGA
- a CDS encoding tryptophan synthase subunit alpha: MSLSVFFTAGYPQLNDTLPLLSSLEKEGIERVEIGIPFSDPLADGPVIQESSMVALKNGMSLRILFEQLKERPRSSKTKIYLMGYLNPVLRFGMENFLNECSECGVRGVILPDLPPEIYAKMYAHMFEKYRLSCIFLISPQTSDQRIRLVDSLSTDFIYAVSVSATTGRKIDPANREEFMKRISSMGLKNEIVAGFGISDNAAYMSVMRFLDGAISGTAFIQYIKTHGTENISPFIRQFQNT, encoded by the coding sequence ATGAGTCTTTCTGTTTTCTTTACAGCCGGATACCCGCAGTTAAACGATACGCTTCCCTTGCTTTCGTCACTTGAGAAGGAGGGAATAGAGAGGGTAGAAATCGGTATCCCTTTTTCCGACCCTCTGGCTGACGGTCCTGTTATCCAGGAAAGCAGCATGGTGGCGCTGAAGAACGGAATGTCGCTGCGCATCCTTTTTGAACAACTAAAAGAACGCCCCCGGTCTTCTAAAACGAAAATTTACCTGATGGGATACCTGAATCCTGTGCTCCGCTTTGGTATGGAGAATTTTTTAAATGAGTGTTCAGAATGCGGAGTGCGCGGTGTAATTCTTCCCGACCTGCCCCCGGAAATCTATGCTAAGATGTACGCACATATGTTTGAGAAATACAGGCTGAGCTGCATCTTTCTTATTTCACCGCAAACTTCAGACCAGCGAATCCGGTTAGTTGATTCACTCTCGACAGACTTTATTTATGCGGTTTCTGTTTCAGCAACCACCGGAAGAAAGATTGATCCGGCCAACAGAGAGGAGTTTATGAAACGAATCAGTTCGATGGGTTTAAAGAATGAGATCGTAGCAGGATTTGGAATTTCTGACAATGCCGCTTACATGTCGGTGATGCGTTTTCTGGACGGCGCCATTTCGGGAACAGCATTTATTCAGTATATAAAAACACACGGAACAGAAAACATTTCGCCATTCATTCGTCAATTCCAAAACACATGA